The following coding sequences lie in one Arthrobacter sp. PGP41 genomic window:
- a CDS encoding putative bifunctional diguanylate cyclase/phosphodiesterase: MRVFRTGRRGMRVDWWWLSSAANTVVAVSYLAISVAIIVPLARSGQVRRNRLGTATAAIFFTCSVGHGLHAVHPLLPFLGLDVPEGHASREGISWHDALWEVTTAGVGLYYWTLRRAYASMLAGPVIFEDLIERQRLAELEAEAELNAVRRQGAAELELSEKRFRLAFEHAPIGIALLSLDPGDAGKVLRANSAFYALLGRTPTEVESGSVLDFMVPEDRSAAQRRLVQMVAGEVTEYTDSRRFFQAGGDIVWTSMTSAVVADDHGVPLYLVAQFEDITGRRETEQLLTRQAMHDGLTGLPNRVLLMDRISHGLARTQRSSGQVAVFFVDVDGFKAVNDTLGHAAGDLLLIEVGRRLRLLGREDDTVARLAGDEFVVLCEGLPDRAAAEAVARRLLDGLESPYEIGRDVFRTSASIGIALAGRDSTAADLLQNADIAMYRAKEAGRGRYVVYDRNLRAIRDSRLRTEKELRQGIENGQLRVLFQPVIGLADGGLASVEALVRWDHPGRGLLAPAEFLDVAETTGLIIPLGRWMIPEACRQVAAWQRKDPGRAPQHISVNVSAVELSSPGMVNAVARALRDAGLPPSALCVEITESALLDSNSTNISTVRKLRAMGIRIALDDFGTGYSSLTNLKRFPVDVVKIDRSFVAGLGIDAEDTAIVGAVVGLAHALGLATTAEGVETDAQRDHLRRLGCTHAQGYFYSRPATISELTGLTARLTDMQPAEPLS; the protein is encoded by the coding sequence ATGCGTGTGTTCCGGACAGGGCGCAGGGGGATGCGGGTGGACTGGTGGTGGCTCTCGTCGGCGGCAAATACGGTGGTGGCCGTCTCCTACCTGGCGATTTCGGTGGCCATCATTGTGCCCTTGGCCCGGTCCGGGCAGGTGCGCCGGAACCGGCTGGGAACTGCAACGGCGGCGATCTTCTTTACCTGCTCCGTGGGGCACGGCCTGCACGCTGTCCATCCGCTGCTGCCTTTCCTGGGGCTGGACGTCCCCGAGGGCCACGCCTCCAGGGAGGGCATCTCCTGGCATGACGCGTTGTGGGAGGTGACGACGGCGGGAGTGGGCCTCTACTACTGGACGCTGCGCCGGGCGTACGCATCCATGCTGGCGGGACCGGTGATTTTCGAGGACCTGATCGAGCGGCAGCGCCTGGCGGAACTAGAAGCCGAAGCGGAGCTGAATGCTGTGCGCCGGCAGGGCGCCGCCGAGCTTGAACTCAGTGAGAAACGCTTCCGGCTTGCCTTTGAGCACGCCCCGATCGGCATCGCGCTGCTCAGCCTGGACCCCGGAGATGCAGGCAAGGTGCTGCGGGCCAACTCCGCCTTTTACGCCCTCCTGGGACGCACGCCCACGGAAGTGGAGTCCGGCAGTGTCCTGGATTTCATGGTGCCGGAGGACCGGTCCGCGGCCCAGCGCCGGCTGGTACAGATGGTGGCCGGGGAAGTCACCGAGTACACCGATTCCCGGCGTTTCTTCCAGGCGGGCGGGGACATCGTCTGGACCTCGATGACAAGCGCGGTGGTGGCCGATGACCATGGCGTGCCCCTGTACTTGGTTGCCCAGTTCGAGGACATCACGGGCCGCCGCGAAACTGAACAGCTGCTCACCCGGCAGGCCATGCACGACGGCCTGACGGGCCTGCCCAACCGGGTGCTGCTGATGGACAGGATCAGCCATGGCCTGGCCCGGACACAGCGCAGCAGCGGGCAGGTGGCCGTGTTCTTCGTGGACGTGGACGGGTTCAAGGCCGTCAACGACACCCTGGGACATGCTGCCGGCGACCTCCTCCTGATCGAAGTAGGCCGGCGGCTGCGCTTACTGGGGCGTGAGGACGATACCGTGGCTCGCCTGGCAGGAGACGAATTCGTGGTGCTCTGCGAAGGCCTCCCGGACCGCGCCGCGGCAGAAGCCGTGGCCCGACGCCTGCTGGACGGGCTGGAAAGCCCGTACGAAATCGGCCGGGACGTCTTCCGGACCAGCGCCAGCATCGGCATCGCGCTGGCCGGCCGGGACAGCACCGCGGCCGACCTGCTGCAAAACGCCGACATCGCCATGTACCGGGCCAAGGAAGCGGGCCGGGGGCGGTACGTGGTCTACGACAGGAACCTGCGCGCCATCCGTGACAGCCGGCTGCGCACCGAGAAGGAACTGCGGCAGGGAATTGAAAACGGCCAACTGCGCGTCCTCTTCCAGCCCGTCATTGGCCTGGCTGACGGGGGCCTTGCCTCCGTGGAGGCGCTCGTGCGCTGGGACCATCCGGGCCGGGGCCTGCTGGCGCCGGCCGAGTTCCTGGACGTGGCGGAAACGACCGGATTAATCATTCCGCTGGGCCGCTGGATGATCCCCGAAGCCTGCCGCCAGGTGGCGGCATGGCAGCGCAAAGATCCCGGACGCGCTCCGCAGCACATATCTGTCAACGTCAGCGCCGTTGAACTCAGCAGCCCCGGCATGGTGAACGCCGTGGCGCGTGCCCTTCGCGACGCCGGGCTTCCGCCCAGCGCCCTGTGCGTTGAGATCACCGAGTCCGCCCTGCTGGACAGCAACAGCACCAACATCTCTACCGTCCGGAAGCTGCGGGCCATGGGCATCCGGATCGCGCTGGATGACTTCGGCACGGGCTATTCCTCGCTCACCAACCTGAAGCGGTTCCCGGTGGATGTGGTCAAGATCGACAGGTCCTTCGTGGCCGGCCTTGGCATCGACGCCGAGGACACCGCCATCGTCGGCGCCGTCGTCGGGCTGGCCCACGCACTCGGGCTGGCCACCACGGCCGAAGGCGTCGAAACTGACGCCCAGCGCGATCACCTGCGGCGCCTCGGATGCACCCACGCCCAGGGGTATTTCTACTCCCGGCCGGCAACCATCTCCGAGCTCACCGGACTCACGGCCCGGCTAACGGACATGCAGCCCGCAGAACCGCTGTCCTAG
- a CDS encoding YciI-like protein, which produces MHAVLEYAYEDNYLQTREKYRADHLKAAWEAAERGDLLLGGAVGEGPFTGLLIFTGENALEAARAFAGADPYVTAGVVTSWTARPWTTVVGTEAATPVRP; this is translated from the coding sequence ATGCACGCCGTGCTCGAATACGCCTACGAGGACAACTACCTCCAGACCCGCGAAAAATACCGCGCAGACCACCTCAAGGCGGCGTGGGAAGCAGCGGAACGGGGTGACCTTCTGCTGGGTGGAGCCGTTGGGGAAGGACCCTTCACTGGGTTGCTGATCTTCACAGGCGAGAACGCCCTCGAGGCCGCAAGGGCATTTGCAGGTGCCGATCCGTACGTGACCGCCGGCGTCGTGACATCGTGGACCGCCCGCCCGTGGACAACTGTGGTGGGAACAGAGGCGGCCACGCCCGTCCGCCCCTGA
- a CDS encoding DeoR/GlpR family DNA-binding transcription regulator yields MLSANARREEIYHLAVTTGLASVEELSARFEVTASTIRRDLALLNGQGRLARTYGGAMALGAHPEASLRQRTGEAFEQKHAIARWAAAVIRPGENILLDAGSTVGALAHELRGFDKLSVTTPGINTLQELADSEGIEVDCLGGRLRTVSQSFVGPLAEAALERMSFDRVFLGADAVTAEDGICEADHAQTRLKELMARRGREVYVLADSSKLGLRPFHAWVRLALPWTLVTDDGADPGQVQKFRDAGVAVEVAAVSG; encoded by the coding sequence ATGCTGAGCGCAAACGCGCGGCGCGAGGAGATCTACCACCTCGCCGTGACCACCGGGCTGGCCTCCGTGGAGGAACTCTCCGCCCGGTTTGAGGTGACCGCCTCCACCATCCGCCGCGACCTGGCGCTGCTGAACGGGCAGGGCCGGCTGGCCCGCACCTACGGGGGCGCCATGGCCCTGGGCGCGCACCCCGAGGCCTCGCTGCGGCAGCGCACCGGCGAGGCGTTCGAGCAGAAGCACGCCATTGCCCGGTGGGCGGCGGCCGTGATCCGGCCCGGAGAGAACATCCTGCTCGACGCCGGCTCCACCGTGGGTGCACTTGCGCACGAACTGCGCGGGTTCGACAAGCTCTCCGTCACCACGCCGGGCATCAACACCCTGCAGGAACTGGCCGACTCGGAGGGCATCGAGGTGGACTGCCTGGGCGGCCGGTTGCGCACCGTTTCGCAGAGTTTCGTCGGGCCCCTGGCCGAGGCGGCGCTGGAGCGGATGAGCTTCGACCGGGTGTTCCTGGGCGCCGACGCCGTCACCGCCGAGGACGGCATCTGCGAAGCCGACCACGCCCAGACCCGACTCAAGGAGCTCATGGCGAGACGCGGCCGGGAAGTCTACGTCCTGGCCGATTCCTCCAAGCTCGGCCTGCGGCCGTTCCACGCCTGGGTGCGGCTGGCACTTCCCTGGACCCTGGTGACGGACGACGGCGCCGACCCCGGGCAGGTGCAGAAATTCCGGGACGCGGGGGTTGCTGTTGAGGTGGCCGCCGTTTCGGGCTAG
- the pdxA gene encoding 4-hydroxythreonine-4-phosphate dehydrogenase PdxA produces the protein MGRPIVAITMGDAAGIGPEIIVKALADSELRSKARMLVIGDLRRMQLAADIVSSPLTLRKVAEPSEALFAEGTIDVLDIDCIPEDLAWGELSAAAGHGSFLFIEKAVALAMDRQVDAICTGPLNKAALHAAGHKYPGHTELLAELTGTEEVSMMLTAPKMRVIHVTTHIGLIDAIAKINGDLVYRTIKRGYELLQASGIENPRIAVCAINPHAGENGLFGYGEEAEKIQPGIEKAQAEGIDAFGPLPADTLFFLAGRGDFDLVVAQYHDQGHGPVKVLGLENGVNITVGLPVVRTSVDHGTAFDIAGKNIADHESLLEALRQAVDLAPAREEAP, from the coding sequence ATGGGACGCCCGATTGTTGCCATCACCATGGGCGATGCGGCCGGCATTGGCCCGGAAATCATCGTCAAGGCGCTGGCGGACAGCGAACTGCGGTCAAAGGCGCGCATGCTGGTGATCGGCGACCTCCGCCGGATGCAGCTCGCCGCGGACATCGTCTCCAGCCCGCTGACCCTGCGCAAGGTCGCCGAACCGTCGGAGGCATTGTTCGCCGAAGGCACCATCGACGTTCTGGACATCGACTGCATTCCGGAGGACCTCGCGTGGGGTGAGCTCTCCGCCGCGGCCGGCCACGGTTCGTTCCTCTTCATCGAGAAGGCCGTTGCCCTGGCAATGGACCGCCAGGTGGATGCCATCTGCACCGGGCCGCTGAACAAGGCAGCCCTCCACGCCGCCGGCCACAAGTACCCCGGCCACACCGAACTCCTCGCCGAACTGACCGGCACCGAGGAAGTCTCCATGATGCTGACCGCCCCCAAGATGCGCGTCATCCACGTCACCACCCACATCGGCCTGATCGATGCGATTGCCAAAATCAACGGCGACCTGGTCTACCGGACCATCAAGCGCGGCTACGAACTGCTGCAGGCCTCGGGGATCGAAAACCCGCGGATCGCGGTGTGCGCCATCAACCCGCACGCGGGCGAGAACGGCCTGTTCGGCTACGGCGAAGAGGCGGAGAAGATCCAGCCGGGCATCGAGAAGGCGCAGGCGGAAGGAATCGACGCCTTCGGCCCGCTCCCGGCCGACACCCTGTTCTTCCTCGCCGGCCGCGGCGACTTCGACCTGGTGGTGGCCCAGTACCACGACCAGGGCCACGGCCCGGTGAAGGTCCTTGGCCTGGAGAACGGCGTGAACATCACCGTGGGCCTGCCCGTGGTGCGCACGTCCGTGGACCACGGCACGGCCTTCGACATCGCGGGCAAGAACATCGCGGACCATGAGTCCCTGCTTGAAGCACTGCGGCAGGCAGTGGACCTCGCGCCGGCACGCGAGGAAGCCCCCTAA
- a CDS encoding four-carbon acid sugar kinase family protein, with amino-acid sequence MSTNTTTRWAIIADDLTGAADAAAAYGPTHTSSVMLDVGSTWPEAEILSINTESRYLAAEEAAAAVTSAVGRALEQDRRVFKKIDSLLRGNVGAEVAAALARLARGGKGLAIVAPAFPATGRTTLGGIVHVGGRQNTEGRFGGDVGGALAAGGLTVEVVAGPSGRTPEELAAHLRDVQERGIDAVVLDASSDEDLQAIAAAADLLDFPALLVGSGGLAAHIASREEGSARNAQVRRVSRTLTVIGSYSSLARQQTEALVAAGAEHITLDHHALEGPAVARLVAEAMTRNDVVLTPDPMGTVDKSQALVVAEALARATAAGIGHCDALVMTGGETATAVLKALGAGSFTVLGEIEPGVVMSLLPEPLPLLVTKAGAFGDAGTLARTIQFLTGTTTEMSIK; translated from the coding sequence ATGAGCACCAACACCACCACGCGCTGGGCAATCATCGCCGACGACCTGACGGGGGCGGCAGATGCTGCCGCGGCCTACGGCCCCACGCACACCAGCTCCGTAATGCTCGACGTCGGCAGCACCTGGCCGGAGGCGGAGATCCTTTCGATCAACACAGAGAGCCGCTACCTGGCGGCGGAGGAGGCGGCCGCGGCCGTCACTTCCGCCGTCGGGCGTGCCCTGGAGCAGGACCGGCGGGTCTTCAAGAAGATCGACTCGCTGCTTCGCGGCAATGTGGGCGCGGAGGTCGCGGCAGCACTGGCACGGCTCGCCCGCGGCGGCAAGGGCCTGGCCATCGTGGCTCCGGCCTTTCCCGCCACGGGAAGGACCACACTGGGCGGCATTGTCCACGTGGGCGGCAGGCAGAACACCGAAGGCCGCTTCGGCGGCGACGTCGGCGGCGCACTTGCCGCGGGCGGCCTCACCGTCGAGGTGGTGGCCGGACCTTCCGGACGCACGCCGGAGGAACTGGCGGCGCACCTGCGAGACGTGCAGGAACGCGGGATTGACGCCGTCGTACTGGACGCCTCCTCGGATGAGGACCTGCAAGCCATCGCGGCCGCCGCGGACCTGCTGGACTTCCCCGCGCTCCTGGTGGGCTCCGGCGGGCTGGCGGCGCACATCGCTTCGCGCGAAGAAGGATCTGCGCGAAATGCGCAAGTGCGACGCGTCAGCAGGACCCTGACGGTGATCGGCAGCTACTCCAGCCTTGCGCGGCAGCAAACCGAGGCACTGGTGGCCGCCGGCGCCGAGCACATCACGCTGGACCACCACGCGCTGGAGGGGCCAGCGGTGGCCCGCCTCGTCGCAGAGGCAATGACGCGGAATGACGTGGTGCTGACGCCGGACCCGATGGGGACGGTGGACAAGTCACAGGCGCTTGTGGTGGCGGAGGCCCTGGCCCGCGCCACGGCGGCGGGCATCGGGCACTGCGACGCCCTCGTCATGACGGGCGGCGAAACGGCCACGGCAGTTCTAAAGGCCCTCGGCGCGGGCAGCTTCACCGTCCTCGGTGAGATCGAGCCCGGCGTCGTGATGAGCCTGCTGCCCGAGCCCCTCCCCCTGCTGGTCACCAAGGCCGGCGCGTTCGGGGACGCCGGTACGCTGGCCCGGACCATCCAATTTCTCACTGGCACTACAACTGAAATGAGTATCAAATAA
- a CDS encoding 2-keto-3-deoxygluconate permease, with protein MHVPIKATMEKVPGGMMLVPLLIGALLATFAPDSAKFFGSFTGALFTGGTTILAVFYVCMGASIDIKATPYILKKGGVLFGAKVLFAVIIGIIAGRFMSELPIEGGLLAGLSVLAILAALNDTNGGLYMALMGQYGKPKDVAAYSVMTLESGPFLTMLTLGVAGLSAFPWQALVGAIIPLLLGVLLGTLDPAMRKFLSSAAPVLIPFFALALGFGLNLEKVLSAGLLGIALGLFVLIVGGAVLFFADKLSGGTGLAGLAAATTAGNAATVPMLVAAANPAYLPAAGPATVLVAASVVVTAIGCPIMVAWYAKRLKAKEGAAAPEVAHAV; from the coding sequence ATGCATGTCCCGATCAAGGCCACCATGGAAAAAGTTCCTGGCGGCATGATGCTGGTCCCCCTTCTCATCGGCGCCCTCCTGGCCACCTTCGCGCCGGACTCCGCCAAGTTTTTCGGTTCGTTCACGGGGGCCCTCTTCACCGGCGGCACCACCATCCTGGCCGTGTTCTATGTCTGCATGGGTGCAAGCATCGACATCAAGGCCACCCCTTACATCCTGAAAAAGGGCGGCGTCCTTTTTGGCGCCAAGGTCCTGTTCGCGGTCATCATCGGCATCATTGCCGGCAGGTTCATGAGCGAACTACCCATTGAGGGCGGGCTGCTTGCAGGCTTGTCCGTCCTCGCCATCCTGGCAGCCCTCAATGACACCAACGGCGGCCTGTACATGGCGCTCATGGGTCAGTACGGCAAGCCGAAGGACGTTGCCGCCTACTCCGTCATGACGCTCGAATCCGGTCCCTTCCTGACCATGCTGACGCTGGGCGTGGCAGGCCTGTCGGCCTTCCCGTGGCAGGCCCTGGTGGGCGCCATCATCCCCCTGCTCCTTGGCGTCCTGCTGGGCACGCTTGACCCGGCCATGCGGAAGTTCCTGTCCTCCGCTGCCCCCGTCCTTATTCCGTTCTTCGCCCTGGCCCTGGGCTTCGGCCTGAACCTCGAAAAGGTACTTAGCGCCGGCCTGCTGGGCATCGCGCTTGGCCTGTTTGTGCTGATCGTCGGCGGCGCTGTGCTCTTCTTCGCGGACAAGCTGAGCGGAGGCACCGGCCTGGCCGGTCTCGCCGCTGCCACCACCGCAGGCAACGCCGCAACTGTCCCCATGCTGGTGGCTGCGGCCAACCCTGCGTACCTTCCCGCCGCCGGACCCGCCACCGTCCTGGTTGCCGCTTCCGTCGTCGTGACCGCCATCGGCTGCCCCATCATGGTTGCCTGGTACGCCAAGCGCCTCAAGGCCAAGGAAGGCGCGGCAGCTCCTGAGGTTGCACACGCAGTATGA
- a CDS encoding ribokinase, translated as MNTTRPAVTVVGSINLDLIATAERLPTAGETIGGAVLSEQPGGKGANQAAAAARLGGSARMVGAVGSDAQGQRMLDALAGAGVDTAGVAVLPGATGTALIVVDREGENQIVVCPGANSQLSLDGVEFGPEETVLCQLEVGLPVVLEAARKTPGYFVLNAAPAMDTPAELLERCDLVIVNESEYALIPALASAKLVAVTYGADGSAMFEHGRKVAEAPSVAVTVANTVGAGDAFCAALVLALRQGLDYSRALAVANAVGGDAVGDPSSQPDLARLGYYVERTAAAGGAR; from the coding sequence ATGAACACAACACGACCTGCCGTCACCGTGGTCGGCAGCATCAACCTGGACCTGATCGCCACCGCCGAACGGCTTCCCACCGCGGGCGAGACCATCGGCGGCGCCGTGCTCTCCGAGCAGCCCGGCGGCAAGGGCGCCAACCAGGCCGCGGCAGCGGCGCGGCTGGGCGGCAGCGCGCGCATGGTCGGCGCCGTGGGCAGTGACGCCCAGGGGCAGCGGATGCTGGACGCCCTGGCGGGTGCCGGCGTCGACACCGCCGGCGTGGCCGTCCTTCCGGGGGCCACCGGGACGGCGCTGATCGTGGTGGACCGCGAGGGCGAGAACCAGATCGTGGTGTGCCCGGGCGCAAACTCGCAGCTGTCGCTGGACGGGGTGGAGTTCGGCCCGGAGGAAACGGTGCTGTGCCAGCTGGAAGTGGGCCTGCCGGTGGTGCTGGAGGCCGCCCGGAAGACTCCCGGGTACTTCGTCCTGAACGCCGCTCCGGCCATGGACACGCCGGCGGAACTGCTGGAGCGCTGCGACCTGGTGATCGTCAACGAGAGCGAATACGCCCTGATCCCGGCCCTCGCCTCGGCGAAGCTGGTGGCCGTGACGTACGGCGCGGACGGCTCGGCGATGTTCGAGCACGGCCGGAAGGTGGCCGAGGCTCCTTCCGTTGCGGTCACGGTGGCGAACACCGTGGGTGCGGGGGACGCGTTCTGCGCCGCCCTGGTCCTGGCGCTGCGCCAGGGGTTGGACTATTCGCGGGCGCTGGCCGTGGCGAACGCGGTGGGCGGGGACGCCGTGGGCGATCCCTCGTCGCAGCCGGATTTGGCACGGCTGGGCTACTACGTGGAGAGGACTGCCGCGGCCGGCGGCGCGCGGTGA